A window of Halomonas sp. H10-9-1 contains these coding sequences:
- a CDS encoding AAA family ATPase: protein MSKIGYLTHLEVRGFRSIADMSLELEPLNILIGPNGAGKSNFINFFRFMNKLLQKDLQLYVAEQGGADALLHFGRKKTPELCTYFRFDPNSYGATLVPTHDGRLVFKEEFCEFFADKIGYDGGKKRKSLAKPGADESGLPNPGRVSIESNVSRYIADWKVYHFHDTSSTAPMKQAGELLDSDRLREQGENLAAFLYDIQQHWPDAYTRIVTTVQRVAPFFHDFILEPDRNNSSKIRLRWKHKGNDAFFDAHALSDGTLRFVCMATLLLQPHLPSVILLDEPELGLHPYAIQLLGSMLRSASQSTQIIASTQSVTLANEFKSENMVIVEHHDNRSTFKRLNAKALESWLEDYRLGDLWEKNLLGGTP, encoded by the coding sequence ATGAGTAAAATAGGTTACTTAACTCACCTGGAGGTTCGTGGCTTTCGCTCTATTGCAGACATGTCTCTGGAGCTAGAACCTCTTAATATTCTTATCGGGCCTAATGGTGCGGGAAAATCAAACTTCATTAATTTTTTCCGCTTCATGAACAAGCTGTTGCAGAAGGACTTGCAGCTCTATGTTGCCGAACAGGGGGGCGCTGATGCACTGCTGCACTTTGGTCGTAAAAAAACGCCAGAGCTGTGCACTTATTTTCGCTTTGATCCAAACAGTTACGGCGCCACCCTAGTTCCTACTCATGATGGGCGTTTGGTCTTCAAAGAAGAGTTTTGTGAGTTTTTTGCCGACAAGATTGGCTATGATGGAGGGAAGAAGCGTAAGTCTCTTGCTAAGCCGGGTGCGGATGAGTCAGGCCTTCCTAACCCGGGGCGAGTTTCCATTGAAAGCAATGTTTCGAGGTACATTGCAGATTGGAAGGTCTATCATTTTCATGATACCAGTAGCACTGCGCCGATGAAGCAGGCGGGTGAGCTATTAGATAGTGACCGTCTCCGGGAGCAAGGTGAGAATCTTGCCGCTTTTCTTTATGACATCCAGCAGCATTGGCCTGATGCTTATACACGAATCGTCACTACCGTGCAGCGGGTGGCACCATTTTTTCATGACTTTATTTTGGAGCCGGATCGGAATAATAGCAGCAAGATTCGCTTAAGGTGGAAGCACAAGGGTAATGATGCATTTTTTGATGCGCATGCACTTTCTGACGGTACCTTGCGATTTGTCTGCATGGCAACGCTGTTATTACAGCCTCATCTCCCATCTGTTATTTTGCTGGATGAGCCGGAATTAGGTCTGCATCCCTATGCTATTCAACTGCTAGGCTCGATGCTGCGCTCAGCAAGCCAGTCCACACAGATAATAGCATCAACTCAGTCGGTAACGCTGGCCAATGAGTTTAAGTCTGAAAACATGGTCATCGTGGAGCATCACGATAACAGATCCACCTTCAAGCGGCTGAATGCCAAGGCTTTGGAGTCATGGCTTGAAGATTATCGTCTTGGGGATCTGTGGGAGAAGAATTTGCTGGGAGGCACGCCTTGA
- a CDS encoding DUF4276 family protein: MVRLGISVEGATEREFVSRVLAPELARYQVYASPIDMRGRVSLQRISREINSLLAMFDFVTTFYDFYGFQKRPQGDVEYLEAAISELVSPEQKHRFMPYVQQYEFEALVLAAHEQAEVVMAIESLGSRLHKIVAASGGAENVNDGYETCPSRRIKALAPQYEKKFHGPVILEEGLAAARAGCPRFDAWLTQLSQLAVQGEV, from the coding sequence ATGGTTCGGCTAGGCATTAGCGTAGAAGGTGCTACTGAGCGTGAGTTTGTGAGCCGGGTTCTTGCGCCTGAATTAGCGAGGTACCAGGTTTATGCTAGCCCCATTGATATGCGAGGGCGTGTATCGCTGCAGCGAATAAGTCGTGAGATCAATAGCCTTTTGGCAATGTTTGATTTCGTGACGACTTTTTATGACTTCTATGGATTTCAAAAGAGGCCTCAAGGTGATGTGGAATACTTGGAGGCTGCTATTTCTGAGCTTGTATCGCCGGAGCAGAAGCATCGATTCATGCCTTATGTTCAGCAATATGAGTTTGAGGCCCTGGTCTTGGCAGCGCATGAGCAAGCGGAAGTCGTCATGGCTATCGAGTCTCTTGGCAGCCGTTTGCATAAAATAGTTGCGGCCAGTGGTGGCGCCGAGAACGTGAATGATGGTTACGAAACCTGTCCTTCGCGGCGTATCAAAGCGCTTGCCCCACAATATGAAAAAAAGTTTCACGGCCCTGTGATTCTTGAAGAGGGCTTGGCGGCTGCCCGCGCGGGGTGCCCACGCTTTGATGCATGGCTAACGCAGCTATCACAACTCGCTGTACAGGGTGAGGTATGA
- a CDS encoding DEAD/DEAH box helicase family protein yields MARRPRQTKIKQLSAKSDFLKKLVLNQWVLTRFGIDPLEQYRDGGSRVRPISLLSKTLKESSPGLNGDRHHDYLHALLRGYQPTWQYSEEDLKRFDANIVEHTDALNQQRETEVDWKYFQWLTLLFVEIYLHEYFRDREALKASLNRQVERFNSYWQGQGYQTGIGPYEDDDLNKLCLQNATGSGKTLLMHTNVRQFRHYARKHHRIADYGQIILITPNERLSEQHLLECRDSSLEAERLSQDGGDLFSGERKSLSRVAVTEITKLGIEQGKKTMAVDSFGDGNLLLVDEGHRGLGSASAEKGWLSHRNKLAGRGFTFEYSATFKEAVVAAKDAAVEETYAKSILFDYGYRYFYEDGYGKDYRIFNLPEKETQQRYTYLTAALLAFYQQQRYYQEEHGQLTQWNLAAPLWVFVGASVVKDDGSKETAKNYKERASDIAQVLGFLAWFLGEKDEARRALSAVYEGDAATTGLIDKQGNEIFSGSFPWLKAQGPSIDELYRDILTHTFHAPGGGTLNVDRITGDSGELLLKVGEAEKPFGLINVGDALGLAEHLEGRKIQHLQVRKSELANPIFAEVTRESSPVNLLIGSKKFIEGWNCWRVSSMGLMNTGKKEGSQIIQLFGRGVRLKGRDMSLMRSSRLDPVLAPKHLYLLETLNVFGVGADFMATFRDFLEDEGLPGNDQPEIHTLKLNVMEDVGKSLKMLRPKVRQDTKQAYSFHRDGPLVRFGHPVTAVSSGFHHELGLTPDIVLKERKVELDRYPRVESLQASGVKDVMATPGQATQHERHFDDERLLFLDMAALERDLERYRRSRGYANLLIDSSRFPALLKSQVWYRLLVPEDQWELHADNFQRYQSMALELLSLLMDRVFNYHRRAYLEPRMELVALEDARGNLPDTKEYQLIVDGSESALIDDIKQMKEAIEKQRQGMYRSSKANGVSAVQIGAHLYNPLLHLGKDSRIRVEPVALNDSEFSFVEGLKGWLERNQQAMAERGEQLYLLRNLVKQGIGFFEAGGFYPDFILWHVQDDRQRIVFVDPHGLRHTGPKDEKIEFGERIKDVERRLKTDHVELESVILAPSSTTREWITSHWGMTAEELRAKHVLFMSDSDYLDNLMRVVVGQPAEQAALQP; encoded by the coding sequence ATGGCACGGAGGCCACGTCAAACCAAGATCAAGCAGCTCAGTGCCAAGAGCGATTTTCTCAAGAAGCTGGTGCTCAATCAGTGGGTGCTGACGCGCTTCGGTATCGACCCGTTGGAGCAATACCGGGACGGCGGCAGCCGGGTGCGTCCGATTTCCCTGCTCAGCAAGACGCTCAAGGAAAGCAGCCCGGGGCTGAATGGTGACCGACACCATGATTACCTGCATGCCTTGCTAAGGGGTTATCAGCCCACCTGGCAGTACAGTGAGGAGGATCTGAAGCGCTTCGACGCCAACATCGTGGAACACACCGATGCCCTCAACCAGCAGCGTGAGACCGAGGTCGATTGGAAATACTTCCAGTGGCTGACCCTGCTGTTCGTCGAGATCTACCTCCACGAGTACTTCCGCGACCGCGAAGCGCTCAAGGCCAGCCTCAACCGCCAAGTCGAGCGGTTCAATAGCTACTGGCAGGGACAGGGCTACCAGACCGGCATCGGGCCCTATGAGGACGATGACCTCAATAAGCTGTGCCTGCAGAACGCCACGGGCTCCGGCAAGACGCTGCTGATGCACACCAACGTGCGTCAGTTCCGCCATTATGCCCGTAAGCACCATCGGATTGCCGACTACGGCCAGATCATCCTGATCACGCCCAACGAGCGCCTCAGTGAGCAGCACCTGCTGGAGTGCCGTGACTCCAGCCTGGAGGCGGAGCGCCTGAGCCAGGACGGTGGTGACCTGTTCAGCGGCGAGCGGAAATCGCTGAGCCGCGTGGCGGTGACCGAAATAACCAAGCTCGGCATCGAGCAGGGTAAGAAGACCATGGCGGTGGACAGCTTCGGCGATGGCAACCTGCTGCTGGTCGATGAAGGGCACCGCGGGCTGGGCTCGGCGAGCGCAGAGAAGGGGTGGCTGTCGCATCGCAACAAGTTGGCCGGGCGTGGCTTTACCTTCGAGTACTCGGCCACCTTCAAGGAAGCCGTGGTGGCCGCCAAGGATGCTGCGGTGGAGGAGACCTACGCCAAGAGCATCCTGTTCGATTACGGCTACCGCTACTTCTACGAAGATGGGTATGGCAAGGATTACCGAATCTTCAACCTGCCGGAGAAGGAGACACAGCAGCGCTACACCTACCTCACGGCGGCACTGCTGGCCTTCTACCAGCAGCAGCGCTATTACCAGGAAGAACACGGCCAGCTGACCCAGTGGAACCTGGCCGCACCGCTGTGGGTGTTCGTCGGGGCCAGCGTGGTCAAGGATGACGGCAGCAAGGAGACCGCCAAGAACTACAAGGAACGCGCTTCCGATATCGCCCAGGTCTTGGGCTTTCTGGCCTGGTTCCTCGGGGAGAAGGATGAAGCCCGCCGGGCGCTAAGCGCAGTCTACGAAGGTGACGCGGCAACTACCGGGCTGATCGACAAGCAAGGCAACGAGATCTTCTCGGGCAGCTTCCCCTGGCTCAAGGCGCAGGGTCCTTCCATCGATGAGCTCTACCGCGACATTCTCACTCATACCTTCCATGCCCCGGGCGGCGGTACGCTGAATGTCGACCGAATCACCGGTGACTCTGGCGAGCTTCTGCTGAAGGTGGGGGAGGCAGAGAAGCCCTTTGGCCTGATCAATGTGGGCGATGCGCTGGGGTTGGCCGAGCACCTCGAGGGTCGGAAGATCCAACACCTTCAAGTACGCAAGTCTGAGCTGGCCAATCCTATCTTCGCCGAGGTCACCCGCGAGAGCTCTCCGGTCAACCTGCTGATCGGCTCCAAGAAGTTCATCGAGGGCTGGAACTGCTGGCGTGTCTCCAGTATGGGACTGATGAACACCGGCAAGAAGGAAGGATCGCAGATCATCCAGCTGTTCGGTCGCGGCGTACGCTTGAAAGGCCGCGACATGAGCCTGATGCGCTCCAGCCGGCTCGATCCAGTGTTGGCGCCCAAGCACCTCTATCTGCTGGAAACCCTCAACGTGTTCGGCGTTGGCGCCGACTTCATGGCGACCTTCCGGGATTTCCTGGAGGACGAAGGCCTGCCGGGCAACGACCAGCCCGAGATCCATACGCTCAAGCTGAACGTGATGGAGGACGTGGGTAAGTCGCTGAAGATGCTGCGTCCCAAGGTCCGCCAGGATACCAAGCAGGCCTATAGCTTTCACCGCGATGGCCCACTGGTGCGGTTCGGGCATCCTGTGACTGCCGTCAGCAGCGGTTTCCATCATGAGCTGGGTCTGACGCCAGATATCGTGCTCAAGGAGCGCAAGGTCGAGCTCGACCGCTACCCGAGGGTGGAAAGCCTGCAGGCTTCTGGCGTGAAGGACGTGATGGCCACGCCCGGCCAGGCCACGCAGCATGAGCGCCACTTCGATGACGAACGCCTGCTGTTCCTGGACATGGCGGCGCTGGAACGCGACCTGGAGCGCTACCGCCGGTCCCGCGGCTATGCCAACCTGCTAATCGATTCTAGCCGATTCCCGGCGCTGCTAAAGAGCCAGGTGTGGTACAGGCTGCTGGTCCCCGAGGACCAGTGGGAGCTCCATGCTGATAACTTCCAGCGCTACCAGAGCATGGCGCTGGAACTCTTGTCGCTGCTGATGGACCGGGTTTTCAACTACCACCGCCGAGCCTACCTGGAGCCACGCATGGAGCTGGTCGCGCTCGAGGATGCCCGGGGCAACCTGCCGGATACCAAGGAGTATCAGCTGATCGTCGACGGCAGCGAGTCAGCGTTGATCGACGACATCAAGCAGATGAAGGAAGCCATCGAGAAGCAGCGTCAGGGTATGTATCGGTCGTCCAAGGCCAACGGCGTCAGTGCCGTGCAGATCGGGGCGCACCTATACAACCCGCTGCTGCACCTGGGCAAGGACAGCCGCATCCGCGTTGAACCGGTCGCCCTCAACGACAGCGAGTTCAGCTTTGTGGAAGGTCTGAAAGGGTGGCTTGAACGGAACCAGCAGGCCATGGCCGAGCGAGGTGAGCAACTCTACTTACTGAGGAACCTGGTAAAGCAGGGGATCGGGTTCTTCGAAGCGGGTGGATTTTACCCCGACTTTATCCTTTGGCATGTGCAGGACGACCGGCAGCGCATCGTCTTTGTCGACCCCCATGGGCTACGCCATACCGGGCCCAAGGATGAGAAGATCGAGTTCGGAGAGCGCATCAAGGATGTGGAGCGGCGCCTGAAGACTGACCACGTAGAGCTGGAAAGCGTCATCCTCGCACCTTCCAGCACCACGCGGGAGTGGATCACCAGCCACTGGGGCATGACCGCTGAGGAGCTGCGTGCCAAGCACGTGCTGTTCATGTCGGACTCGGACTACCTGGATAACCTGATGCGGGTGGTGGTAGGCCAGCCGGCCGAACAAGCGGCTTTGCAGCCATGA
- a CDS encoding putative sulfate/molybdate transporter, with protein sequence MASFPPWRPRRRALAALSGDISGAFGDLGTLLPYVIGATALGVLSPRPMFLGFAAGYLLVALVYRAPIAVQPMKALGAMILVGGLTTAETALAGATLGLVLLALAATPYLGRAARALPQSVTVGLQAGLGLMLASLALEMMAAGWWLALPAMALLALSWVWPRGPWALVVVIAAIWLVPVDMLPKAVHSTPVGEGISLSSVAGGTLAQLPLTLLNAVVVATAVSRSLFPAASSRVSERRLAASSGVLNLALAPLGAMPMCHGAGGMAAHYRFGARSLVAPLTMAAACALGALQGEAVIVWLAAIPTPVVGALLAFAGLELTLSRRLFDARPDCRPVIAATAVTTLLSGALVGLAAGLASERLRRHLVRRRASSAPPPQG encoded by the coding sequence ATGGCTTCCTTTCCCCCCTGGCGACCCCGCCGGCGCGCCCTGGCAGCGCTAAGCGGCGATATTTCCGGCGCCTTCGGCGACCTGGGCACCCTGCTGCCCTATGTGATCGGCGCGACGGCCCTGGGCGTGCTGTCACCGCGACCGATGTTTCTTGGCTTCGCTGCCGGCTATCTGCTGGTGGCCCTGGTCTACCGCGCGCCCATCGCCGTGCAGCCGATGAAGGCACTGGGGGCGATGATCCTCGTCGGCGGCCTGACCACGGCCGAGACCGCCCTGGCCGGCGCCACACTTGGCCTGGTGCTGCTGGCGCTGGCCGCCACCCCCTATCTTGGCCGTGCGGCCCGGGCGCTGCCCCAGTCCGTGACGGTCGGCCTGCAGGCCGGCCTGGGGCTGATGCTCGCTTCGCTGGCGCTGGAGATGATGGCCGCAGGCTGGTGGCTGGCATTGCCGGCCATGGCACTGCTCGCCCTCTCCTGGGTCTGGCCCCGGGGGCCCTGGGCGTTGGTCGTGGTCATCGCCGCCATCTGGCTGGTGCCGGTGGATATGCTGCCCAAGGCCGTGCATTCGACGCCAGTGGGCGAAGGCATCTCGCTCTCATCAGTGGCGGGTGGGACCCTGGCCCAGCTCCCGCTGACCCTGCTCAATGCCGTGGTGGTAGCCACGGCCGTGTCGCGGTCGCTGTTTCCGGCCGCCTCGTCACGCGTCAGCGAGCGCCGCCTGGCGGCCTCCAGCGGCGTGCTCAACCTGGCGCTGGCGCCGCTGGGTGCCATGCCGATGTGCCATGGTGCCGGCGGCATGGCTGCCCATTACCGCTTCGGCGCGCGCAGCCTGGTGGCGCCCCTGACCATGGCCGCGGCCTGCGCCCTGGGAGCACTTCAGGGCGAGGCGGTGATCGTCTGGCTGGCGGCGATTCCAACGCCAGTGGTCGGCGCCCTGCTGGCCTTCGCCGGGTTAGAGCTGACGCTAAGCCGAAGGCTGTTCGATGCGCGCCCCGACTGCCGTCCGGTGATCGCCGCTACCGCCGTGACCACGCTGCTTAGCGGAGCACTCGTTGGACTGGCGGCGGGGCTTGCCAGCGAGCGCCTGCGCCGGCATCTTGTGCGCAGGCGCGCCAGCAGCGCGCCGCCCCCTCAGGGCTAG
- a CDS encoding TOBE domain-containing protein, translating to MMKISARNVIKGNVLEVKEGPVNSQVRVDIGGGNVIKSMITSDAVEELGIAVGSEVQVVIKASDVMLGID from the coding sequence ATGATGAAGATAAGCGCACGCAACGTGATCAAGGGTAACGTACTGGAAGTCAAGGAAGGGCCGGTGAACAGCCAGGTCCGCGTCGATATTGGCGGCGGCAACGTGATCAAGTCGATGATCACCAGCGATGCCGTCGAAGAGCTCGGCATCGCCGTGGGCAGCGAGGTCCAGGTGGTCATCAAGGCCTCGGACGTGATGCTCGGCATCGATTGA
- a CDS encoding ferredoxin reductase family protein produces the protein MKVLKPWHAVGLTVAASFLLVLWELPVSTWATSATLSLASGVAALALMATSAILASRWAWVERLLGGLDRVYLAHKWMGVWALGLASYHLVFKAGLDAWEVAPILEISSYWTRLLRQLSFVALMFIILLALNRKIPYHLWRSWHKLSGPLFVVVILHWLTFKSPIALGEPAGLWLGTLSLLGVAAAAWKLLLYPRLAHHGEYQVVEVAPGAGAVRLRLAPVGGGVTFQPGQFGFLRLKEEGLREPHPFTIASANRESGAVEFFIRGLGDFTHKLISESRVGMRADIYAPHGHFTRPERAGHEVWVAGGVGISPFIAWLQDPKAKALERVTLFYCYTPGREFPSVETLQAQAEARGVELVPVPAGPDSAAFRERLAEIAREVPADSVEIRFCGPRGLREAVSQQMVPLGIPHRNLAYEHFDFR, from the coding sequence ATGAAGGTACTGAAACCCTGGCACGCCGTGGGCCTCACGGTCGCCGCCAGTTTCCTGCTCGTGCTGTGGGAATTGCCCGTCTCGACCTGGGCCACCTCGGCCACCCTGAGCCTGGCGTCGGGGGTGGCGGCCTTGGCGCTGATGGCCACCTCGGCCATCCTGGCCAGCCGCTGGGCATGGGTCGAACGACTGCTTGGCGGGCTGGATCGCGTCTATCTCGCCCACAAGTGGATGGGCGTATGGGCGCTGGGCCTGGCCTCGTACCATCTGGTGTTCAAGGCCGGCCTCGACGCCTGGGAGGTGGCACCGATCCTCGAGATCAGCTCGTACTGGACCCGCCTGCTGCGCCAGCTCAGCTTCGTGGCGCTGATGTTCATCATCCTGCTGGCGCTCAACCGCAAGATCCCCTATCACCTGTGGCGGAGCTGGCACAAGCTCTCCGGCCCGCTGTTCGTGGTGGTCATCCTGCACTGGTTGACCTTCAAGTCACCCATCGCCCTGGGCGAGCCCGCCGGTCTCTGGCTGGGCACCCTGTCGCTACTCGGCGTCGCGGCGGCAGCCTGGAAACTGCTGCTCTATCCGCGCCTCGCCCACCATGGCGAGTACCAGGTGGTGGAAGTCGCGCCCGGTGCCGGGGCGGTTCGCCTGCGGCTCGCTCCGGTGGGCGGTGGCGTGACCTTCCAGCCTGGCCAATTCGGCTTCCTGCGCCTGAAGGAGGAAGGGCTGCGTGAGCCACACCCCTTCACCATCGCCTCGGCCAACCGAGAGAGCGGCGCGGTGGAGTTCTTCATCCGTGGACTGGGGGACTTCACCCACAAGCTGATCAGCGAGAGCCGGGTGGGCATGCGCGCCGATATCTATGCACCCCACGGGCACTTCACGCGCCCCGAGCGGGCTGGTCATGAGGTATGGGTTGCCGGCGGGGTGGGGATCTCCCCGTTCATCGCCTGGTTACAGGATCCCAAGGCCAAGGCGCTGGAGCGGGTCACGCTCTTCTACTGCTATACCCCGGGTCGTGAGTTCCCCAGCGTCGAGACCCTACAGGCCCAGGCCGAGGCGCGCGGCGTGGAGCTGGTGCCGGTGCCCGCCGGCCCCGACAGCGCCGCCTTCCGCGAACGCCTGGCCGAGATCGCCCGCGAGGTGCCGGCCGATAGCGTGGAGATCCGCTTCTGCGGTCCCCGGGGGCTGAGGGAGGCGGTAAGCCAGCAGATGGTGCCCCTGGGCATTCCGCACCGCAACCTGGCCTACGAGCACTTCGATTTTCGATAG
- a CDS encoding YbfB/YjiJ family MFS transporter, giving the protein MAKPLPLSPRYRVLLAGLFSQLLCVGVARFAYTPLLPVMQQQTWLNDAQGGWLAALNYAGYMLGALTAASIHSIRFKDTLYRLTLVLALASTAGMALADSFWLWAAMRFVAGFSSSGAMLLASGLILHWLIQHRQRGELGIHFAGLGLGILLAALAVELMLRLALDWQTQWWGFTVLAVVLLIPAWAWLPRPAKPIMGAGGGQRQAQPPSRTFMRLMLAAYFCAGYGYVISATFIVAIVEREPLLAGAGNWTFALVGLAAAPAVMLWDLVARWVGYLGALIAAMALQVVGIVLPALTDSLAGVLVSAVLYGGTFLGCVSLVLTMAGRLYPQSPARMMGRMTLAYGAAQIIAPALTGMLAEASGHYDIGLWLAGGFVALGAVLLAWLRGVDHTAQRLDAEAKAAPTG; this is encoded by the coding sequence ATGGCCAAGCCCCTTCCTCTCTCCCCGCGTTACCGCGTGCTGCTGGCGGGGCTCTTCAGCCAGCTGCTGTGCGTGGGCGTGGCACGTTTTGCCTACACGCCGCTGCTGCCGGTGATGCAGCAGCAGACCTGGCTGAATGATGCCCAGGGCGGCTGGCTGGCCGCCCTCAACTATGCTGGCTACATGCTGGGCGCACTCACCGCTGCCTCGATCCATAGCATCCGCTTCAAGGACACCCTCTACCGCCTCACCCTGGTGCTGGCGCTCGCTTCCACCGCCGGCATGGCGCTGGCCGACAGCTTCTGGCTGTGGGCGGCCATGCGCTTCGTGGCGGGCTTCTCCAGCAGTGGCGCCATGCTGCTGGCCTCGGGGCTGATCCTGCACTGGCTGATCCAGCATCGCCAGCGTGGCGAGCTGGGTATCCACTTCGCGGGCCTGGGGCTGGGCATCCTGCTGGCCGCCCTGGCGGTAGAACTGATGCTGCGCCTCGCGCTGGACTGGCAGACCCAGTGGTGGGGCTTCACCGTCCTGGCCGTGGTGCTGTTGATTCCCGCCTGGGCCTGGCTGCCGCGCCCCGCCAAGCCGATCATGGGTGCCGGAGGCGGGCAACGCCAGGCCCAGCCGCCTAGCCGCACCTTTATGCGGCTGATGCTGGCGGCCTACTTCTGCGCCGGCTACGGCTACGTGATCAGCGCCACCTTCATCGTCGCCATCGTCGAGCGCGAGCCGCTGCTGGCCGGCGCCGGCAACTGGACCTTCGCCCTGGTGGGGCTGGCCGCCGCCCCCGCGGTGATGTTGTGGGACCTGGTGGCGCGCTGGGTCGGCTATCTCGGTGCACTGATTGCCGCCATGGCGCTGCAGGTGGTGGGGATCGTGCTGCCGGCGCTCACCGACAGCCTGGCCGGCGTGCTGGTAAGCGCCGTGCTTTATGGCGGCACCTTCCTGGGCTGCGTCAGCCTGGTATTGACCATGGCCGGCCGGCTCTATCCGCAGAGCCCAGCGCGAATGATGGGGCGCATGACCCTGGCCTACGGCGCCGCCCAGATCATCGCCCCGGCGCTTACCGGCATGCTCGCCGAGGCCAGCGGCCACTACGACATCGGCCTGTGGCTGGCCGGCGGCTTCGTCGCCCTGGGCGCGGTGCTGCTGGCCTGGCTGCGCGGCGTGGATCACACCGCCCAGCGGCTGGACGCCGAGGCCAAGGCGGCCCCGACGGGATAG
- a CDS encoding cytochrome b: MSSRITYYGRFSRLLHWGMAALFAVQFITAITRFAFPDTALEEAVWGAHKPLGALLMALIVLRLVWAVVDRARRPASVNLAARLGHLALYVLMAVVPLVALLRQYGSGRAFAPFGIPLMPGFEGEIEWMTAIGSIFHGLLGWVLLALIVGHVGMAILHRRMAGEDVLVRMLPRHGAGR; encoded by the coding sequence ATGTCGTCTCGCATCACATACTACGGTCGCTTCAGCCGCCTGCTCCACTGGGGCATGGCGGCGCTCTTCGCCGTCCAGTTCATCACCGCCATCACCCGCTTCGCCTTTCCGGATACCGCCCTGGAGGAAGCCGTATGGGGCGCCCACAAGCCGCTGGGGGCGCTGTTGATGGCATTGATCGTGCTACGCCTGGTCTGGGCGGTGGTGGATCGGGCCCGGCGACCGGCCTCGGTCAACCTGGCCGCCAGACTCGGCCATCTGGCACTGTATGTCCTGATGGCGGTGGTGCCGCTGGTCGCCCTGCTGCGCCAGTACGGTTCGGGGCGCGCCTTCGCCCCCTTCGGCATCCCGCTGATGCCGGGCTTCGAGGGTGAGATCGAGTGGATGACGGCTATCGGCAGCATCTTTCATGGCCTGCTGGGCTGGGTGCTGCTGGCACTGATCGTCGGCCACGTTGGCATGGCGATCCTGCACCGCCGCATGGCGGGCGAGGATGTGCTGGTGCGCATGTTGCCGCGGCACGGCGCCGGGCGCTGA
- a CDS encoding IS110 family transposase has protein sequence MKQSNATQQAVVERATAQRVSAAGNVHAAYIGLDVHKVSISVAIAETGRQAPEFRGEIPNEPKAIDTLVRQLSERFAGQPLLFSYEAGPCGYGVYHQVQASGHDCEVVAPTLIPQRAGDRIKTDRRDAKMLARLSRSGELTPVWVPTPEQEAIRDLTRAREDMKAAELRARQRLNAFLLRHSKIYPGKSKWIPAHFRWLETVRFDTPVQQIVLQEYIESVREAQRRVAGLEKQMRAALPAWSLAPVVESVQAMRGVSLITAMTVLAELGDITRFDSPRQLMAYLGLVPSEHSSGGSRRQGGITKTGNGHVRRVLVEAAWSYRFPARKTRIIEQRAEKTSPTVQAIAWEAQKRLCGRYRRLAAMGKAKQQVTTAVARELAGFLWAIACEVMGKPHGSRATA, from the coding sequence ATGAAACAGTCTAACGCAACTCAGCAAGCTGTTGTCGAGCGGGCCACTGCGCAGCGTGTCAGCGCCGCCGGCAACGTCCATGCCGCTTATATTGGCCTGGACGTACACAAGGTCAGCATCTCGGTGGCCATCGCCGAGACCGGGCGCCAAGCGCCCGAGTTCCGCGGTGAGATTCCCAATGAACCCAAGGCCATCGACACGCTGGTTCGCCAGCTGAGCGAGCGCTTCGCTGGGCAGCCCCTGCTGTTCAGTTACGAGGCCGGCCCCTGTGGTTATGGGGTTTATCACCAGGTCCAGGCCAGCGGCCATGACTGCGAGGTTGTCGCTCCGACCCTGATTCCCCAGCGTGCCGGGGACCGCATCAAGACCGACCGTCGCGATGCCAAGATGCTGGCGCGCCTGTCACGCTCTGGGGAGTTGACGCCGGTGTGGGTGCCCACGCCGGAACAAGAGGCGATTCGTGACCTGACCCGCGCTCGGGAGGACATGAAAGCCGCTGAACTCCGCGCTCGGCAGCGACTCAACGCCTTCTTGTTGCGACACAGCAAGATCTACCCCGGCAAGAGCAAGTGGATACCGGCACACTTCCGCTGGCTGGAGACGGTTCGCTTCGACACCCCGGTTCAGCAGATCGTGCTGCAGGAATATATCGAGTCGGTGAGGGAGGCCCAGCGTCGTGTTGCCGGTCTGGAGAAGCAGATGAGAGCCGCCTTGCCCGCCTGGTCACTGGCCCCGGTGGTCGAGTCGGTTCAGGCGATGCGCGGCGTCAGCCTGATCACCGCCATGACGGTGCTGGCAGAGCTTGGTGACATCACGCGCTTCGACTCACCACGCCAGTTGATGGCTTACCTGGGGCTGGTGCCCAGCGAGCACTCGAGCGGTGGTAGCCGACGGCAGGGCGGTATCACCAAGACCGGCAATGGCCACGTGCGACGGGTGTTGGTGGAAGCCGCCTGGAGCTACCGCTTCCCGGCTCGCAAGACTCGGATCATTGAGCAGCGCGCCGAGAAGACCTCGCCGACGGTGCAGGCGATCGCTTGGGAAGCGCAGAAGCGCCTGTGTGGGCGTTACCGTCGTCTCGCCGCCATGGGCAAGGCCAAGCAGCAGGTCACCACGGCGGTGGCGCGTGAGTTGGCTGGCTTCCTGTGGGCGATTGCCTGTGAGGTCATGGGCAAGCCGCATGGCAGCCGAGCTACCGCATGA